CGTGACGCACTCGTCACGGTCGCGCGACGCGCCGCGGGCCTCGATTGGCGCGAAGGGGGTTCGTGATGCTACCGTTGACCCTCGGTTCGAGATGCGAAATGCTCGGATCGGAACGCACCTCTAGCTCAATCGGCAGAGCAACTGACTCTTAATCAGTGGGTTCAGGGTTCAAGTCCCTGGGGGTGCACCAGCGAAGCCCGGTCAGACGCCTGACCGGGCTTCCGTCGTCTCCGGCAGGTGACGCGAGCACTACACGTCGAGTTGCGCCTCGCCGGCGCTCGGCCCGCTCGCGAGCAGGCGCACGACGCCGTCGGGCAGGGTGGCCCCGACGTGGTCGGGGAGCACGACCGGGTACAGCTCCATCTCGAGGCTGCTGCCGGGCGCGCCGAGCGGACCGATCTGCACGGTGTGCTCGAGGCCCCCGCCGCCCGAGGTCGGCGTGATGTTCTGGCCGGTCCACTCGCCCGTGTAGTAGTCGCCGTGGAGTGAGAACGTGACGGAGACGAGCTGTCCGTAGTGCTGGTTGTCGCCGAAGCTCGGGTCGAGGCCGACGGCGACGCGGAGCGTGTCGACCTCCGTCGTCGGCTGTCGTCCCGCCGCCAGGCGCAGCGTGAGCTGCCAGAGCGAGACGGATGCCGCGGCGGTGGGTACGGCCCCGGCCACCACGATGGCCGGGGCCGTCCAGGCGGCCGTTCGAAGCACGGATCTCCTCGACGGACCGCGGGTGCGGCGGTCCGGTCCGGTCGGAGTCTGGTGCACGTGTTGCATGGTGGAACCTCGGCCGCGGGCGTCGGTGGCGACACCGCGGTTGCTTCCCGAACCTGTCACATGGCGCGAAACGGAGGGAAGTCGTCACTTCGGGGGACACGGCCCTCGGCGTCCGGATGGTTCGTCGCGCTCGCCGGGCCCGCTACCGGCGTCGTCACAGGCGTGAGGACTACCCTGAAGCGTGACCTCAAGCGACTCCCACGTCGAGGCAGCGGCTCCAGAAGAGCCGGCCGCGACCACGTTCTCCGACCTCGGACTCGACGGCGAGGTGCTGAAGGCACTCGACGACGTCGGCTACGAGACCCCGTCCGCGATCCAGGCGGCCACCATCCCCACGCTGCTGAGCGGTCGCGACGTCGTCGGACTCGCCCAGACCGGTACCGGCAAGACCGCCGCGTTCGCGCTGCCGATCCTCGCCCGCCTCGACGTCTCGCAGAAGCAGCCGCAGGCGCTCGTGCTGGCGCCGACGCGCGAGCTCGCGCTGCAGGTCTGCGAGGCGTTCGAGAAGTACGCCGCGCGCATGCGCGGCGTGCACATCCTGCCCGTCTACGGCGGCCAGGGCTACGGCGTGCAGCTGTCGGCGCTGCGCCGCGGCGTGCACATCGTGGTCGGCACGCCGGGCCGCATCATGGACCACCTCGACAAGGGCACGCTCGACCTCTCCGAGCTCAAGTACCTCGTGCTCGACGAGGCCGACGAGATGCTCAAGATGGGCTTCGCCGAGGACGTCGAGACGATCCTCGCCGAGACGCCCGACGACAAGCAGGTCGCGCTGTTCTCGGCGACCATGCCCGCCGCGATCCGTCGCATCTCGCAGCAGTACCTGAACCTCCCCGAGGAGATCACGGTCAAGGCGAAGACGCAGACCTCGGCGAACATCACCCAGCGCTACCTGGTCGTCTCGTACGCCCAGAAGGTCGATGCGCTCACCCGCATCCTCGAGGTCGAGAACTTCGAGGGCATGATCATCTTCGTCCGCACGAAGAACGTCACCGAGGAGCTCGCCGAGAAGCTTCGCGCCCGCGGCTACTCGGCGCAGGCGATCAACGGCGACGTGCCGCAGGCGCAGCGCGAGCGCACGGTGAACCAGCTCAAGCAGGGCAAGCTCGACATCCTGGTGGCGACGGATGTCGCGGCGCGAGGCCTCGACGTCGAGCGCATCAGCCACGTGGTGAACTTCGACATCCCGACCGACAGCGAGCCGTACGTGCACCGCATCGGCCGCACGGGCCGCGCCGGCCGCACCGGCGACGCGATCAGCTTCGTGACCCCGCGTGAGCGCGGCCTGCTGAACCGCATCGAGAAGGCGACCCGCCAGCCGATCGAGCAGATGCAGCTGCCGAGCGTCGACGACGTCAACGTGACCCGGCTGACCCGCTTCGACGACCGCATCACCGCGGCGCTCGAGCAGCACGAGCGCATCGACGGGTTCCGCGACATCATCGCCCACTACGTGCGACACCACGACGTGCCCGAGGCCGACGTCGCCGCGGCGCTCGCCGTGGTCGCCCAGGGCGACTCGCCCCTGCTCATGGAGCCCGAGCCCGAGCGGCCCCGGCGCGAGCGCGACGACCGGCCGGCGCGCGACCGCGACGAACGCGGTCAGCGTCCCCGACGCGGGAGCGGCAAGCCGATGGAGACTTACCGCATCGCGGTCGGCAAGCGGCACCGCGTGGAGCCCCGCCAGATCGTCGGCGCGCTCGCCAACGAGGGCGGCCTGCAGCGCGACGACTTCGGCGCCATCCAGATCCGCCCGGCGTTCTCGCTCGTCGAGCTGCCCGCCGACCTGCCCGGCGACGTGCTCGACCGGCTCTCGGGCACGCGCATCTCGGGCAAGCTCATCGAGCTGCGCCCCGACACGGGCGCGCCCAAGCGTCGCGACCGCGACGACCGCGGGCCGCGCCGCGACCGGGACGACCGCGCACCCCGTCGCGACCGCGACGACCGGCCGCCGCGCAAGCCCCGCCACAAGGGGTAGTCGTGCCGGGGCCCGGGCGAGGCCTGCAGGTCGTCGGTCCGCCCGGGCGAGCCCCCGAGCGGGCGCAGTAGACCACCACATCGTGGATCTGCACAGGGGGTCGACAGCGCCTCGTCCGCGGCGTAGCCTCCCCTAATCCGTAGCCCCCGTCTACGAAGTTCCGCGCACCCGAACCACCGCGCGGCCGACGGAAGGCCGGGAGTGCGCGCAACATCAGGTGATGGTCCATTTCGTGGACCGTCGAGAAGGACTGTCAACTCGGGACTGGCATGGACGGTTCCGTCGCTCCTCGTCGTGGCGAGCGTTCCGTCGTACGCCGCGTCGGTCGGTCCTCCGATCATCAGCGTCGGAGGAGCCTGCAAGCTGCCCGGCGCGTCGTGCTCGGACGTCTTCACCAACGGCTACGTCTTCGAGGTGTCCGTCACGAACACGACGAACGAGACGATCTGGCTGTACAACCAGCCCGGCTACATGATCGTCGTCACGGACGACAGTCCCGACATCGACCTCTTCTTCCAGGCTGCGGTGAACGGAGTGACGGGACTCGTCGTGACGTTCCCCGCCGAGCTCACTCCGGGCGCCTCGGTGACCGTCATCCTGAACGCGGGGAGCAACGGCGACGCGGGGAACATCGCCGACATCCAGGGGACGATCAGCGTTCCATGGGGCAACACGCCCGGTCCGACCGATCCTGTCCCGCCTCCCGCCGTGGCCGGATTCACCGCCCCCGGAACTCCACCGATCCAGAGTCCTGACTGCAGCATCACGCTGCCGCCGAACTGCGGCACGCAGCCCGGCTGAGTCCGGTCACCACCCGTTGCTCGCAGGTCGACCGCTCAGGCATCCGGTTCGCGAGCCGCGTGCAGGCGCGCAGCCTGACGCAGCAGGTGCTCCTGCTCGAGCGAGCTGGTCGCGCGACGGGCGGCCTCGTCGTACTCCGCCGCGGCCGCCTCGACGTCGCCCGTGCGCTCCAGCAGGTACGCGCGGGCCGCGTGGAAGCGCGGCAGGTCCGGATCGAGCGGCTCGAGCGCGGCGAGTCCCGCGCGGGGCCCTTCGGCCTCGCCGACGGCGATCGCGCGGCCGAGTCGCACCACGGGGGAGTCGGCGAGGCGGACGAGCTCGTCGTACCACTCGACGACCTGCACCCAGTCGGTCTCGGCTGCCGTCGGGGCATCCGCGTGCAGCGCGGCGATCGCGGCCTGCGCCTGGTACTGCCCGAGCCGGTCGCGTGCGAGCGCCGCCTGCAGGATGTCGATGCCCTCGGCGATCGCCTCGACGTCCCACCGCGAACGGTCCTGCTCGGCGAGCGGCACGAGCCGGCCGTCGACCACGCGTGCGGCCCGCCGCGCATGGTGGAGCAGCATGAGGCTCAGCAGGCCCCGCACCTCGGGCTCGTCGGTGAGGAGCGCGAGCTGTCGCGTTACGCGGACCGCCTCGACGGCGAGGTCGATCTCGCCCGAGTAGCCCTCGTTGAACAGCAGGTAGAGCACCCGCAGCACGCGCGACAGGTCGCCGGGCTGATCCAGCGGGACGCCCGCGAGGCGCTGCTTCGCGCGGCTGATGCGCTGCGCCATCGTCGGTTCGGGCACGAGGAAGGCGTCGGCGATCTGCCGCGTGGTGAGGCCTGCGATGGCCCGCAGCGTGAGCGCGATCGCCGACGTCGGCGAGAGCGACGGATGCGCGCAGAGGAAGTAGAGCCGCAGGGTGTCGTCGTGGTGCGACGCGGGGCCGGGCTCGGGCTCCGCGGCGATGCGCTCCTCGCGCGCCGACCGCGCCGCGTCGCTGCGCGCCTGGTCGAGGAACGCCCGCCACGCGGTGGTGACGAGCCACGCGCGCAGGTCGCGCACCGAGGCGGGGTCGGTGCGTTCGAGCGCGCGCACGAGCGCGGTCTGCACGGCATCCTCGGCCGACGCGAAATCCGCCCCGCGCCGGACGAGGATGGCGACGACCCCGGGGATCGACGCCCGCAGCGCCTCAGCGTCCCATGCGGTCATGGAGCCTCTGCGGGCGGCGCGCCCATCACCTCGCGCAGCTCCAGCCACTCGCCGAGCGGGTCGCCGCCGGCCCACGGCGCGGCCGACAGCGCCGAGGCGAGCGCGAGTGCGCGATCGTAGCTGTCGACCTCGACGAGCATCCATCCCGCGATGAGGTCCTTCGTCTCGGCGAAGGGTCCGTCGACCACCGGCGGGCGGCCCTCCCCGTCGAAGCGCACCCACGAACCGCCCATTGCGAGGCCCTCCGAGGAGACCAGCTCGCCGGAGGCGATGAGCCGCTGCTCCATGTCGCCCATGTAGGCGATGTGCGCCGCCCACTCGTCGGCCGTGAGCTGGTCCATCGGCACGCTGTTCAGCGCGGGCCGCCCGCCGCGGTAGTGCTTGAGCATCAGGTACTTCGGCATGTCTGCCTCCCGTTCGGTGCGGCCCATTCTGGCCGCTTCACCGGGGAGACGGAACCGGCGTGCCGTTCTCGACATCTTTCGGCGGATGCGGCGATCTGACCGCTCGCGGAGTCGCCGGCGTCGGAGGCCGGGCGGATGCTCAGTCGTCGTAGCCGCGAGCGACGAGCGCCTCGCCGAACGCGTCGGCGGTGCGTAGCGAGCGCACGATCACGGGCACCGCGATCGCCCGCAGCGACCCGCCGGCCCCCCGGGCGCGCCGCGCGTCGAGCACGTCGCGCACGATCGCGGCGAGCAGCGGCACGCAGCGGATCGTGAGCGCGAGCACCAGGCCGACTCGCTCCGCGTCGATCCACGGCACGCGTCGCAGCGCGGCCTGCACCGTGTCGAGCAGTGCCTCGACCCGGGTGGTCATGGTGAAGACGGCGGCGAGGGTCACGGCCGTGAGGATGCGCAGCGCCATCGCGGCCGCATCCGTCCAGGTGCCGAAGAACGCGTGCACCGGCACCGCGACCGCGAGCAGCCAGAGCACCGGTGCCACCTGGCGCGCCGCCTCCCGCAGGGGCAGGCGCGCGAGCGGCACGAGCGCGCATGCGAGCGCGAACGCCACGGCGAGCCAGACCGGATCGCGCAGCACCGCGACCACCGTGACCGTCACGGCCAGCAGCGCGAGCTTCACGCCCGGCCGCATCCGATGCAGCACCGAGGTGCCCGGCACCGCGAAGCCGATCACGCGACCACCTCGCGGTAGGCGTCGAGCGCCACGGCCGGCACGTCGTCGGCGACGATGCGCCCGGCGTCGACGACGAGCACCCGGTCGAACCCGGCCAGCGCGTCGAGGTGGTGGGTGACCATCACGAGCTGCTGGGGGAGCGCGGCGAGGTGCTCGCCGACGATGCGCGCGTTGCGCGCGTCGAGCAGGGTCGTCGGCTCGTCGGCGACGAGCACCGCGGGGCGCGCCACCAGCACCGCCGCGAGCGCGAGGAGCTGCTTCTGCCCGCCCGACAGCCGGTGCGCGGGCCGGTCGGCGAGGTCGGCGAGCCCGAACGACGCCAGCGCCTCGTCGACGCGCGCGGTCACCTCGTCGGCCGGCAGCCGGTGCCGGCGCAGGGTGAACGCGACGTCCTCGCGGACGGTCGGCATGACGATCTGGTTGTCGGGATCGGTGAAGACGAAGCCCACTCGGCGGCGCACGTCGCGGCCGTGCCGGGCGACGTCGAGGTCGTCGACGAGCACGCGTCCGGCGGTCGGCCGCACGAGCCCGTTGACCATGCGCGCCAGGGTCGACTTGCCCGACCCGTTCGCGCCGACGATGCCGATGCGGCGCTCGGTGAGCCGGAGCGAGACGTCCTCGAGCACGGGCACGTCGCCGAAGCGGTGCCCGACGCGGTCGAAGACGATCTCGGCCATGCTCACGAGCGGTCGTCGCGGTCGGCAGGCGGTGCGTAGGCCTGGTCGTCGGAGCCTTCCGGAGCGGCGTCGGCACCCGCATCCGTCCCGTCCGTCGCCGTCGCCCACGGCCACGGCTTCGGCTCGATGAGGCCCGGCCAGGCGCGGTGCACGGCGGCGGCGACGAGCACCGTCGCGACGACCTTGATGAGGTCGCCCGGGATGAACGCGAGCGCACCGAGGGCTGCGACGTCGAGCGGGATGCCGACCGAGACGGCCGTCCACGGGATGCCGATCAGGTAGATCGCGACGATGCCGCCGATCGCGGTGACGAGCAGCGCGGGCAGGATGCGGTAGCGGGGGAGCAGGCGCGCGGTGCACCAGCCGATGACGAACGCGCCGAGGATGAAGCCGAGCAGGTAGCCGCCGGTCGGGCCGACGAACACGCCGAGGCCGCCGCGCCCGCCCGGCAGGATGGGCAGGCCGATCAGCGCGAGCACGACGTAGGTGGTGACCGCGAGCGTGCCCTTGCGCGGCCCCAGGATCGCGCCGGCGAGCATGACGCCGAGCGTCTGCAGCGTGATCGGCACGCCGAGCGACCCGATCGGGATGGCGCCGGGCAGGCTGAGCCCGGCGATGAGGGCGGCGAACACCGCGATCTGGGCGAGATCGCGGACGGTGGAGCGTGCAGGCATGTGCGTGTCCCGTCGGTCGGATGGATCGGCGGTTCTCACGTTATGCAGCGCCGGAGGGGCCGCGCGCGGATGCCCGTACAAAAACCGGGCCCGGAATTTTCACGCGCGCCCGGCGCGCGGTCGCTACGCGGCGTCGGCGGCCGCGAGCTCGTCGGCGGAGACCGGCGTGATGTCGGCCACGACGTCGGCTGCAGCGGCATCCGTCGGGTCGGCCCAGACGACGAGCGGCTCGGGCGTCCAGCTCAGCGCCATCTCGCTCGTGGCCGCCGCGTGCTCGGCGTCGCCGGTCGAGTGGGCGTCGGCCTGCGTGGCGAGGATCTCGCGGGTCAGCTCGGCGGCGATCTGGTGGGTCACCATCGCACGGAAGATGCCGTCGGTGTCGTCGTCGGTGCGGCGGACGAGGGTCCAGTCTCCGGATGCGCCGATGAACTGCGCGAGGCGCGCGTTCAGGAGGTCGAAGACCTGCTCACCCGTGAGGGTGATCTGCTTCGGCGCCTCGGCGGCAGCGGCTCGCGCCTTGCGGCGCCGACGGCGGCGGAACATGCGGGCCCCTTCCGGGAGTGGATCGACTGCTGCACCAAGTCTGGTACGCGCGACGCGTGCCCCACCCCCGACACGCCGCCCCCTGTGGACGGCGGGAGGGTCAGTCCTCGATCTCCTCGAGCGCGTACTCCTCGGCGACCGTGCCGATCGCGATGGCGAGGCTCGCGCCCCACGCCACCCACATGAGCAGCAGGCGCCAGTCCCTCGGTCCGCTGGCGGTCGCGCGCACCACCCCGATGCCGCTGAGGAGCGAACTGATCACTGCACCGCTGAAGAGGTACTTGCGCATGCGCCCACGCTACCGCGATGTGTCGCGAGGCTGAGAGCAACCTTGGAATCCGTGGGAACGGTTCCGTCCTGACCGATCGGTCAGCCTACGCTGCTGTGGTGACCTCGACGACGCCCGCGGCCCGCAACCGGCCGAGCGACGAACTGCGCCTCGCGGCGCTGCGCAACTTCGCTGCCAACGGGTTCGCCGGCGCGTCCCTGCAGCAGATCGCCGACGACGCCGGGTACGCGAAGTCGAGCGTGCTGTACCACTTCGGGTCGAAGGAGGCGCTGCTCGAGGCGGGGATCTCGCCCGCGCTCGAGGCGCTCGAGCAGGTGATCGACGAGCTCGTGGCATCCGACCTCACCGCAGGAGACTGGGTGCGCTTCCGCGAGCGGTTCATCGAGATGCTGCTCGCGCACCGGCTGGAGGTCTTCACCTTCATCAACCACCGGTCGTCGTTCGCCGGCGCGCCCGTCTGCACGCGCACCGACGCGGTCATCCGGCGGCTGACCGACCTCATCTTCGCCCAGCGGCCGAGCACCGAGGAGCGCCTGCGCTTCGGCATCGCGCTCGGCGGGGCCGCATACGCCCTCGTCGCGGGCATGACCTACCGCGACGAGGCCGACTTCGCCGAGGACGACGTGGTCCGGCAGGCGCTCAACCGCATCGTCGGCGAACTGCTCGAACCCGTCACCGCACAGCGATAAGGACACACCGTGGCACTGCTCCTCCACCGTCTCGGCCGCTTCTCGTACCGCCGTGCCTGGCTCGTCATCGTCGGCTGGGTGGTCGTGCTCGGCGCGCTCGTCGGCGGCGGCTTCGGCCTCGGCGGGCAGCTGCAGGAGTCGTACGCGATCCCCGGCACCGAGTCGCAGGACGCGCTCGACACGCTCGAGGCGGTGTTCCCGCAGACCGCCGGCGCCTCGGCGAACGCGATCGTGCAGGCGCCCGAGGGCGGCATCGTCGAGAGCGAGCCGTACCGGTCCGCGATCGAGGAGATGGCCGACGAGCTCGAGGGGCTCGAGGGCGTCGCCTCGGCGACGAGCCCGTTCGACGAGTACGCGGGCAACGCGGTCTCGGGCGACGGGCGCACCGCCTACATCCAGGTGCAGTTCGACGGCCAGGTCACCGACGTGACCGAGGCGCAGATCGAGGCCGTCACCGACACCGCGACGATCGGCGAGGAGGCCGGCCTGCTGGTCGCGTTCGGCGGCGACGTGTTCCAGGAGACCGAGTTCGGGCTGACCATCACCGAGGCGTTCGGCGTGATCTTCGCCGCGGTCGTGCTCGTGGTCACGTTCGGCTCGCTGCTCGCGGCGGGCATGCCGCTGCTCAGCGCGCTCGTCGGCGTCGGCGTCTCGTTCGGCGGCATCTCGATCGCCGCCGCGTTCACGACGGTGTCGAGCACCGCGCCGATGCTCGCGGTCATGATCGGGCTCGCGGTCGGCATCGACTACTCGCTGTTCATCCTGTCGCGCCACCGCACCCAGCTCGCGCGCGGCGCCGACCCCGAGGACTCCGCGGCCGAGTCGGTCGCGACCGCGGGCGGCGCGGTGGTGTTCGCCGGCCTCACCGTGATCATCGCGCTGCTCGGTCTGCTCGTCGTGGGCATCCCGTTCCTGTCGGTCATGGGCCTGTCGGCCGCGCTCGCCGTGCTCGTCGCGGTGCTCTGCGCGGTCACCCTGCTGCCTGCGGTCATGGGACTCGCCAGGGGGCGGCTCGCGCCGAAGCCGGGCGGGCGCACGGCCCGGCGCGCGATCGCAGCCGACGAGGGTGGTTCGCGCCCGATGGGTCGTCGCTGGGTCGACGCGGTGCTGAAGGCGCCCGTGGTGGCGGCGCTCGCGGTTGTCGGCGTGCTGGGCGTCGCGGCAGCGCCCGCGCTGAGCCTCGACCTGAACCTGCCCACGAGCGGATCGGAGCCCGAGACCTCGCCGGTGCGCGAGGCGTACGACCTCATGGAGGACGGCTTCGGTCCCGGCTACAACGGACCGCTGGTCATCACCGTCGACATCACCCAGACCACCGATGTGTTCGACGACCTCGACGCGATCGGCGCGCGCCTCGAGCGCCTCGACGGCGTCGAGTA
This portion of the Agromyces rhizosphaerae genome encodes:
- a CDS encoding energy-coupling factor ABC transporter ATP-binding protein; this translates as MAEIVFDRVGHRFGDVPVLEDVSLRLTERRIGIVGANGSGKSTLARMVNGLVRPTAGRVLVDDLDVARHGRDVRRRVGFVFTDPDNQIVMPTVREDVAFTLRRHRLPADEVTARVDEALASFGLADLADRPAHRLSGGQKQLLALAAVLVARPAVLVADEPTTLLDARNARIVGEHLAALPQQLVMVTHHLDALAGFDRVLVVDAGRIVADDVPAVALDAYREVVA
- a CDS encoding TetR/AcrR family transcriptional regulator, encoding MTSTTPAARNRPSDELRLAALRNFAANGFAGASLQQIADDAGYAKSSVLYHFGSKEALLEAGISPALEALEQVIDELVASDLTAGDWVRFRERFIEMLLAHRLEVFTFINHRSSFAGAPVCTRTDAVIRRLTDLIFAQRPSTEERLRFGIALGGAAYALVAGMTYRDEADFAEDDVVRQALNRIVGELLEPVTAQR
- a CDS encoding energy-coupling factor transporter transmembrane component T family protein, with the translated sequence MIGFAVPGTSVLHRMRPGVKLALLAVTVTVVAVLRDPVWLAVAFALACALVPLARLPLREAARQVAPVLWLLAVAVPVHAFFGTWTDAAAMALRILTAVTLAAVFTMTTRVEALLDTVQAALRRVPWIDAERVGLVLALTIRCVPLLAAIVRDVLDARRARGAGGSLRAIAVPVIVRSLRTADAFGEALVARGYDD
- a CDS encoding DEAD/DEAH box helicase gives rise to the protein MTSSDSHVEAAAPEEPAATTFSDLGLDGEVLKALDDVGYETPSAIQAATIPTLLSGRDVVGLAQTGTGKTAAFALPILARLDVSQKQPQALVLAPTRELALQVCEAFEKYAARMRGVHILPVYGGQGYGVQLSALRRGVHIVVGTPGRIMDHLDKGTLDLSELKYLVLDEADEMLKMGFAEDVETILAETPDDKQVALFSATMPAAIRRISQQYLNLPEEITVKAKTQTSANITQRYLVVSYAQKVDALTRILEVENFEGMIIFVRTKNVTEELAEKLRARGYSAQAINGDVPQAQRERTVNQLKQGKLDILVATDVAARGLDVERISHVVNFDIPTDSEPYVHRIGRTGRAGRTGDAISFVTPRERGLLNRIEKATRQPIEQMQLPSVDDVNVTRLTRFDDRITAALEQHERIDGFRDIIAHYVRHHDVPEADVAAALAVVAQGDSPLLMEPEPERPRRERDDRPARDRDERGQRPRRGSGKPMETYRIAVGKRHRVEPRQIVGALANEGGLQRDDFGAIQIRPAFSLVELPADLPGDVLDRLSGTRISGKLIELRPDTGAPKRRDRDDRGPRRDRDDRAPRRDRDDRPPRKPRHKG
- a CDS encoding biotin transporter BioY, with the translated sequence MPARSTVRDLAQIAVFAALIAGLSLPGAIPIGSLGVPITLQTLGVMLAGAILGPRKGTLAVTTYVVLALIGLPILPGGRGGLGVFVGPTGGYLLGFILGAFVIGWCTARLLPRYRILPALLVTAIGGIVAIYLIGIPWTAVSVGIPLDVAALGALAFIPGDLIKVVATVLVAAAVHRAWPGLIEPKPWPWATATDGTDAGADAAPEGSDDQAYAPPADRDDRS
- a CDS encoding YciI family protein; protein product: MPKYLMLKHYRGGRPALNSVPMDQLTADEWAAHIAYMGDMEQRLIASGELVSSEGLAMGGSWVRFDGEGRPPVVDGPFAETKDLIAGWMLVEVDSYDRALALASALSAAPWAGGDPLGEWLELREVMGAPPAEAP
- a CDS encoding RNA polymerase sigma factor codes for the protein MTAWDAEALRASIPGVVAILVRRGADFASAEDAVQTALVRALERTDPASVRDLRAWLVTTAWRAFLDQARSDAARSAREERIAAEPEPGPASHHDDTLRLYFLCAHPSLSPTSAIALTLRAIAGLTTRQIADAFLVPEPTMAQRISRAKQRLAGVPLDQPGDLSRVLRVLYLLFNEGYSGEIDLAVEAVRVTRQLALLTDEPEVRGLLSLMLLHHARRAARVVDGRLVPLAEQDRSRWDVEAIAEGIDILQAALARDRLGQYQAQAAIAALHADAPTAAETDWVQVVEWYDELVRLADSPVVRLGRAIAVGEAEGPRAGLAALEPLDPDLPRFHAARAYLLERTGDVEAAAAEYDEAARRATSSLEQEHLLRQAARLHAAREPDA